The Pseudomonas azadiae genome contains a region encoding:
- a CDS encoding type II toxin-antitoxin system VapC family toxin yields MTTYMLDTCICSFIMRERPECVLERLASEVARSNRIVISAITYAEMRYGQNGKKASPKHKTLVDEFVKRLDEVLPWGVAAVDATVEVKRSLTEQGSIIGQNDTAIAGHAIASGCTLVTNNIREFSRVSGLSYEDWVH; encoded by the coding sequence GTGACGACATACATGCTGGATACCTGCATTTGCTCGTTCATCATGCGTGAGCGGCCCGAGTGTGTGCTTGAGCGACTGGCATCGGAGGTTGCGAGGAGCAATCGAATCGTGATTTCGGCTATTACTTATGCCGAGATGCGATATGGACAGAATGGGAAAAAGGCATCGCCTAAACACAAGACCTTAGTCGATGAGTTTGTGAAGCGACTCGATGAAGTGTTGCCGTGGGGCGTGGCGGCGGTGGACGCGACGGTTGAAGTAAAACGAAGCCTAACCGAGCAAGGGTCGATCATCGGCCAAAATGATACTGCGATTGCAGGGCATGCAATTGCTTCGGGGTGTACGTTGGTGACCAACAACATTCGGGAGTTCAGTCGCGTATCGGGGTTGTCTTACGAGGATTGGGTTCACTAA
- the vapB gene encoding type II toxin-antitoxin system VapB family antitoxin — protein MRTVSIFKNGKNQAIRFPNDMAYEGVGELEIIRNGDTITLRPVRPSWGSLSELPKADEDFLQERQDVVGDEGRFNL, from the coding sequence ATGCGCACAGTCTCAATTTTTAAAAACGGAAAGAATCAGGCTATTCGATTTCCAAACGACATGGCCTACGAGGGAGTCGGCGAGCTCGAAATCATCCGCAATGGAGATACGATCACATTGCGACCTGTCCGGCCTAGCTGGGGCTCGCTGAGTGAGTTGCCCAAGGCGGACGAAGATTTTCTTCAGGAGCGTCAGGACGTTGTTGGCGATGAAGGCAGGTTCAATCTGTGA